A genomic region of Micromonospora sp. NBRC 110009 contains the following coding sequences:
- a CDS encoding sugar kinase, with amino-acid sequence MTGVDLLTFGEALVSLRSTGPLAAGGALTPHLAGAESNVAIGVARLGHRAAFAGRVSDDELGGMLLRQLRAEGVDVAHVTRDPLRPAGLMFLERRTADLTRVIYRREGSAGSALTIDDLRPALDAGTRVLHLTGITPALSDDAREATRWAAETAARAGALVCLDVNHRAKLWSRDAARAVLAPLAGHASVVVASADELDLVGEPGADEPALVAGLLDRGVSTVLVKLGGDGARAYTRDGRRHAAALPVTAVDTVGAGDAFTAGYLSGHLDGLDLAGRLRRAVTLGAFAVAGHGDWEPLPRRDELSLLDGLQPGSTLR; translated from the coding sequence ATGACCGGCGTCGACCTGCTCACCTTCGGCGAGGCCCTGGTCTCGCTGCGCTCCACCGGGCCCCTGGCGGCCGGCGGCGCGCTCACCCCGCACCTGGCCGGCGCGGAGTCCAATGTGGCGATCGGGGTGGCCCGGCTCGGCCACCGCGCCGCCTTCGCCGGCCGGGTCAGCGACGACGAGCTCGGCGGGATGCTGCTGCGGCAGTTGCGCGCCGAGGGCGTGGACGTGGCCCACGTGACCCGCGACCCGCTGCGTCCCGCCGGGCTGATGTTCCTGGAGCGGCGCACCGCCGACCTGACCCGGGTGATCTACCGGCGGGAAGGCTCCGCCGGGTCCGCGCTCACCATCGACGACCTGCGCCCCGCGCTCGACGCCGGCACCCGGGTGCTGCACCTGACCGGGATCACGCCGGCGCTCTCCGACGACGCCCGGGAGGCCACCCGATGGGCGGCCGAGACCGCCGCCCGGGCCGGCGCGCTGGTCTGCCTCGACGTCAACCACCGGGCGAAGCTGTGGAGCCGGGACGCCGCCCGGGCGGTGCTCGCCCCGCTCGCCGGCCACGCCTCGGTCGTCGTCGCCTCCGCCGACGAGCTGGACCTGGTCGGCGAGCCCGGCGCGGACGAGCCGGCCCTGGTCGCCGGGCTGTTGGACCGGGGCGTGTCGACCGTGCTGGTGAAGCTCGGCGGCGACGGCGCCCGCGCGTACACCCGGGACGGCCGCCGGCACGCGGCGGCGCTGCCCGTGACGGCGGTCGACACCGTCGGCGCGGGGGACGCCTTCACCGCCGGCTACCTCTCCGGCCACCTGGACGGCCTCGACCTCGCCGGACGGCTGCGCCGCGCGGTCACCCTCGGCGCGTTCGCCGTCGCCGGCCACGGCGACTGGGAGCCCCTCCCGCGCCGCGACGAGCTGTCCCTCCTGGACGGGCTGCAACCCGGCAGCACCCTTCGCTGA
- the manD gene encoding D-mannonate dehydratase ManD, which translates to MKIVSADVIVSSPDRNFVTLKITTDEGISGLGDGTLNGRELSVASYLADHVVPLLIGRDPHRIEDTWQFLYRSAYWRRGPVTMAAIAAVDVALWDIKAKAAGMPLYQLLGGASRTGIMAYGHASGRDLPELFDSIRRHLELGFRSIRVQTSVPGINAVYGVAAQPSVDGKRYDYEPAQRTPLPAEEDWDTRAYLRHLPGVFEAVRNEFGPELPLLHDGHHRMTPIQAAKLGKALEPYDLFWLEDCTPAENQEALRLVRQHTTTPLAIGEVFNTVWDYQTLIREQLIDYVRSAVTHTGGITAMRKLLDFAAQYQIKSGIHGPTDISPVGMAAALHLDLAIHNFGIQEYMQHGPLTNEVFRQSFTFTDGYLHPGEQPGLGVELDEEAAARFPYQPAYLPFNRLQDGTVHDW; encoded by the coding sequence GTGAAGATCGTCTCAGCGGACGTCATCGTCTCCAGCCCCGACCGCAACTTCGTCACCCTCAAGATCACCACTGACGAGGGGATCAGCGGGCTGGGGGACGGCACCCTCAACGGGCGGGAGCTGAGCGTCGCCTCGTACCTGGCCGACCACGTCGTCCCCCTGCTGATCGGGCGGGACCCGCACCGCATCGAGGACACCTGGCAGTTCCTCTACCGCTCGGCGTACTGGCGACGCGGACCGGTCACCATGGCCGCCATCGCCGCCGTCGACGTGGCGCTCTGGGACATCAAGGCCAAGGCCGCCGGGATGCCGCTCTACCAGCTCCTCGGCGGGGCGTCCCGGACCGGGATCATGGCGTACGGGCACGCCTCGGGGCGGGATCTGCCGGAGCTGTTCGACTCGATCCGGCGGCACCTGGAGCTGGGCTTCCGGTCCATCCGGGTGCAGACGTCGGTGCCGGGCATCAACGCCGTCTACGGCGTGGCCGCCCAGCCCAGCGTCGACGGCAAGCGCTACGACTACGAGCCGGCCCAGCGCACCCCGCTGCCCGCCGAGGAGGACTGGGACACCCGGGCGTACCTGCGCCACCTGCCCGGCGTCTTCGAGGCGGTGCGCAACGAGTTCGGCCCGGAGCTGCCGCTGCTGCACGACGGGCACCACCGGATGACCCCGATCCAGGCCGCCAAGCTCGGCAAGGCCCTCGAACCGTACGACCTGTTCTGGCTGGAGGACTGCACCCCGGCGGAGAACCAGGAGGCGCTGCGGCTGGTCCGCCAGCACACCACCACCCCGCTGGCCATCGGCGAGGTCTTCAACACCGTGTGGGACTACCAGACGCTGATCCGGGAACAGCTCATCGACTACGTCCGGTCTGCCGTCACCCACACCGGGGGCATCACGGCCATGCGGAAGCTGCTCGACTTCGCCGCGCAGTACCAGATCAAGTCCGGCATCCACGGGCCGACCGACATCTCGCCGGTCGGCATGGCCGCCGCGCTGCACCTGGACCTGGCCATCCACAACTTCGGCATCCAGGAGTACATGCAGCACGGCCCGCTCACCAACGAGGTGTTCCGGCAGTCCTTCACCTTCACCGACGGCTACCTGCACCCGGGCGAGCAGCCCGGCCTCGGCGTGGAGCTCGACGAGGAGGCTGCCGCCCGGTTCCCGTACCAGCCGGCGTACCTGCCGTTCAACCGGCTCCAGGACGGCACCGTCCATGACTGGTGA
- a CDS encoding gluconokinase, translated as MTGERRPTRHIVVMGVSGAGKTTVARGISELTGLRFAEADEFHSAANVAQMRAGIPLDDAQRWPWLRALAGWMADRHAEGVSTILTCSALKRSYRDVLRQGPPEVEFLHLDGAAELIQDRLRQRVGHYMPASLFDSQRAILEHLDPDEAGVVLEVAASPADLVAAAISRLDLPLRAAVGGR; from the coding sequence ATGACTGGTGAGCGGCGACCCACCCGGCACATCGTGGTGATGGGCGTGTCCGGGGCGGGCAAGACGACCGTGGCCCGGGGCATCAGTGAGCTGACCGGCCTGCGCTTCGCCGAGGCGGACGAGTTCCACTCGGCGGCCAACGTGGCGCAGATGCGGGCCGGTATCCCGCTGGACGACGCGCAGCGCTGGCCCTGGCTGCGCGCCCTGGCCGGCTGGATGGCCGACCGGCACGCCGAAGGGGTCTCCACGATCCTGACCTGCTCGGCCCTGAAGCGCTCCTACCGGGACGTGCTGCGGCAGGGGCCGCCGGAGGTGGAGTTCCTGCACCTGGACGGGGCGGCGGAGCTGATCCAGGACCGGTTGCGCCAGCGGGTCGGGCACTACATGCCGGCGAGCCTGTTCGACTCCCAGCGGGCCATCCTGGAACACCTCGACCCGGACGAGGCCGGGGTGGTGCTGGAGGTGGCGGCGTCGCCGGCCGACCTCGTCGCGGCGGCGATCAGCCGGCTCGACCTGCCGCTGCGCGCGGCGGTCGGCGGGCGCTGA
- a CDS encoding YchJ family protein, whose amino-acid sequence MAKRGARRSAAEETQPCPCGSGLPYADCCGPVHRGGSTAATAEALMRSRYSAFAVGDADYLLRSWHSRTRPARLRLDPGTRWTRLEILDTDRGGLFDTAGTVAFRAHYREAGRPGAVEEQSRFVREGGRWVYLDALPD is encoded by the coding sequence GTGGCGAAACGTGGTGCCCGCCGGAGCGCGGCCGAGGAGACCCAGCCCTGCCCCTGCGGCAGCGGCCTGCCGTACGCGGACTGCTGCGGCCCGGTCCACCGGGGCGGGTCGACCGCGGCGACCGCCGAGGCGCTGATGCGCTCCCGGTACAGCGCCTTCGCCGTCGGGGACGCCGACTACCTGCTGCGCAGCTGGCACTCCCGCACCCGGCCGGCGCGGCTGCGGCTGGACCCGGGCACCCGGTGGACCCGCCTGGAGATCCTCGACACCGATCGGGGCGGCCTGTTCGACACCGCCGGCACGGTCGCGTTCCGCGCCCACTACCGGGAGGCCGGCCGCCCCGGCGCAGTGGAGGAGCAGAGCCGCTTCGTCCGGGAGGGCGGCCGCTGGGTCTACCTGGACGCCCTCCCCGACTGA
- a CDS encoding mycothiol-dependent nitroreductase Rv2466c family protein codes for MTTADMWFDPRCPWAWNASRWLLEVERVREVRVHFHVMSLSVLNEGREGLEEWYREWLKPGLGPVRVCVAAEQKYGPEVLRDLYTALGERIHHERAPISRELYVAALTELGLPVELADAADTTDHDAALLASHHAGLTPVGEDLGTPTIHVTDPAGRMNAFFGPVVAPIPRGEDAGRLWDGVLLVAGTDGFFELKRARTRPPIER; via the coding sequence ATGACCACCGCCGACATGTGGTTCGACCCGCGCTGCCCGTGGGCCTGGAACGCCTCCCGCTGGCTGCTCGAGGTGGAGCGGGTCCGTGAGGTGCGGGTCCACTTCCACGTGATGAGCCTGTCCGTGCTCAACGAGGGGCGCGAGGGCTTGGAGGAGTGGTACCGGGAGTGGCTGAAGCCGGGCCTGGGCCCGGTCCGGGTGTGCGTGGCCGCCGAACAGAAGTACGGCCCCGAGGTGCTGCGCGACCTCTACACCGCGCTGGGCGAGCGGATCCACCACGAGCGGGCCCCGATCAGCCGGGAGCTGTACGTGGCCGCGCTGACGGAGCTGGGGCTGCCCGTCGAACTGGCCGACGCCGCCGACACCACCGACCACGACGCGGCCCTGCTGGCCAGCCACCACGCCGGGCTGACCCCGGTCGGGGAGGACCTCGGTACGCCGACCATCCACGTCACCGATCCGGCTGGGCGGATGAACGCGTTCTTCGGGCCGGTCGTGGCGCCGATCCCGCGCGGCGAGGACGCCGGCCGGCTCTGGGACGGGGTGCTGCTGGTCGCCGGCACCGACGGGTTCTTCGAGCTGAAGAGGGCCCGGACGCGGCCGCCGATCGAACGCTGA
- a CDS encoding PhoX family protein, which yields MPDLNRRTLLRGAAAAAGGAVLGGPFIGFVARAEAGAVGRRPAPHPTLGPVPDLRDGKVRLHLPEGFQYRSFHDTEFPVTLDDGTRLPGRHDGMGAFRGPDGTVRLVRNHEVNNPGPAFGDAAAAYDPMAQGGTTTVEVTRYGEVRRAWTSLNGTMMNCSGGRMPWGSWITCEETVNGPDVGPDFTGASNVPLTQRHGFIYEVPADGQSDRAPITAAGRFAHESVAYDPRGGHLYLTEDNFGFPSGFYRYTPPVDPTRSGRLADGGRLQMLAVRGRPNLDLAAAQRPHATYPVQWVDIDDPAPRFPYTPGQVAPTTNDQALTHVSRQGWDRGAAYFSRLEGSAYDDGVVYFTATQGGGPAESSTGPVADGYGNGHGQVWAYDCRAQVLRLVYESPGPDVLDFPDNVTTSPRGTLVVCEDNVDDNYVRGLTPRGELFDIALNRLVSSTGADRSNDEFAGSTFSPDGHTLFVNIQASRGMSFAIWGDWSRIGV from the coding sequence ATGCCTGATCTCAACCGGCGTACCCTGCTGCGCGGCGCCGCCGCCGCGGCCGGCGGCGCCGTTCTCGGCGGCCCGTTCATCGGCTTCGTGGCGCGTGCCGAGGCCGGCGCGGTCGGCCGGCGTCCGGCACCCCACCCGACCCTCGGGCCGGTGCCGGACCTGCGGGACGGCAAGGTCCGCCTGCACCTGCCCGAGGGTTTCCAGTACCGCTCGTTCCACGACACCGAGTTCCCCGTGACGCTGGACGACGGCACGCGGCTGCCCGGCCGGCACGACGGGATGGGCGCCTTCCGGGGCCCCGACGGCACCGTCCGGCTGGTCCGCAATCACGAGGTGAACAACCCGGGCCCCGCCTTCGGCGACGCCGCCGCGGCGTACGACCCGATGGCGCAGGGCGGCACCACCACGGTCGAGGTCACCCGGTACGGCGAGGTCCGCCGCGCCTGGACCAGCCTCAACGGCACGATGATGAACTGCTCGGGCGGCCGGATGCCGTGGGGCAGCTGGATCACCTGCGAGGAGACGGTCAACGGGCCCGACGTCGGCCCGGACTTCACCGGCGCCTCCAACGTGCCACTCACCCAGCGGCACGGCTTCATCTACGAGGTGCCCGCCGACGGGCAGTCGGACCGGGCGCCGATCACCGCCGCCGGCCGGTTCGCGCACGAGTCGGTGGCGTACGACCCGCGCGGTGGGCACCTGTACCTCACCGAGGACAACTTCGGCTTCCCGTCCGGCTTCTACCGGTACACGCCGCCGGTGGACCCGACGAGGTCGGGCCGGCTGGCCGACGGGGGCCGGCTGCAGATGCTCGCGGTGCGCGGTCGCCCCAACCTGGACCTGGCGGCCGCGCAGCGGCCACACGCGACGTACCCGGTGCAGTGGGTGGACATCGACGACCCGGCGCCGCGGTTCCCGTACACCCCGGGCCAGGTGGCGCCGACGACGAACGACCAGGCGCTGACGCATGTCTCGCGGCAGGGCTGGGACCGGGGCGCCGCCTACTTCTCCCGGCTCGAGGGGTCGGCGTACGACGACGGCGTCGTCTACTTCACCGCCACCCAGGGTGGTGGCCCCGCCGAGTCGTCGACCGGACCGGTCGCCGACGGCTACGGCAACGGGCACGGCCAGGTGTGGGCGTACGACTGCCGGGCGCAGGTGCTGCGGTTGGTGTACGAGTCGCCCGGGCCGGATGTGCTGGACTTCCCGGACAACGTGACCACCAGCCCGCGCGGCACGCTGGTGGTCTGCGAGGACAACGTGGACGACAACTACGTACGCGGACTCACCCCGCGCGGCGAGTTGTTCGACATCGCGTTGAACCGGCTGGTCAGCAGCACCGGCGCGGACCGGTCCAACGACGAGTTCGCCGGCTCCACGTTCAGCCCGGACGGGCACACCCTGTTCGTCAACATCCAGGCGAGCCGGGGCATGTCGTTCGCGATCTGGGGTGACTGGTCCCGGATCGGGGTCTGA
- a CDS encoding SGNH/GDSL hydrolase family protein yields MWRRYVAIGDSTTEGLDDPDGAGGYRGWADRFALAVARAQGGLEYANLAIRGRTTGRIRAEQLPAALALAPDLATVVAGMNDVLRPSFDPDQVAEDVGAMQRALVGQGATVLTFTLPDPAPVMPLARPLRGRMLAFNAAVRAVSTETGATLLDLGAHPVASDPRLWSDDRLHANSAGHERIAAALAYTAGLPGYDDSWSQPLPPATRRPPHEVVRAELAWTRRHLLPWLARHLRGRSSGDGRVAKRPVPLPVELPPA; encoded by the coding sequence ATGTGGCGGCGGTACGTGGCGATCGGCGACAGCACCACGGAGGGGCTGGACGACCCGGACGGTGCCGGCGGCTACCGGGGCTGGGCGGACCGGTTCGCCCTGGCCGTGGCGCGGGCGCAGGGCGGCCTGGAGTACGCGAACCTGGCCATCCGAGGCCGGACCACCGGGCGGATCCGGGCCGAGCAGCTGCCGGCGGCCCTGGCGCTGGCCCCCGACCTGGCGACCGTGGTGGCCGGGATGAACGACGTGCTCCGGCCGTCGTTCGACCCCGACCAGGTGGCCGAGGACGTGGGTGCGATGCAGCGGGCCCTGGTCGGTCAGGGCGCCACCGTACTCACCTTCACCCTGCCCGACCCGGCACCGGTGATGCCGCTGGCCCGCCCGTTGCGCGGCCGGATGCTGGCGTTCAACGCGGCGGTGCGGGCGGTCAGCACCGAGACCGGGGCGACGCTGCTGGACCTCGGCGCGCACCCGGTCGCCTCGGACCCGCGACTGTGGAGCGACGACCGGCTGCACGCCAACTCCGCCGGCCACGAGCGGATCGCCGCCGCGCTCGCCTACACCGCCGGCCTGCCCGGGTACGACGACTCGTGGTCGCAGCCGCTGCCGCCGGCCACCCGGCGCCCGCCCCACGAGGTGGTCCGGGCCGAGCTGGCCTGGACCCGCCGGCACCTGCTGCCGTGGCTGGCGCGGCACCTGCGTGGGCGCTCCTCCGGCGACGGGCGGGTGGCGAAGCGCCCGGTGCCGCTGCCGGTCGAGCTGCCGCCGGCCTGA
- a CDS encoding magnesium and cobalt transport protein CorA produces MDRSAVRSGWPRRLLPTLLARLRGRLDGEPAPTPRPSNPDAVVDCAVYVAGRREPGRPHYADAYARARRNRRSFVWLGLHEPGAAVMAAVGRTFGLDELSVAQALADGHRPTVQRHGEVTLLVLRTASYVEHAELTDTSEVVDTGDVLVFLGDRFAITVRHGAAGALAQVREDIQRRSGLLAEGPWAVGYAVCARMVDLYLEVAGHLERDLERVEESVFARDRSADIQHIYQLKREVVEFKRAVLPLPAPLRALLEQRAGGPPPALHRWFVDVEGRLTRAVDRVGAYDDLLNSILQSRLAQLAVEQNNDMRKIAAWAAIAATQTAVAGIYGMNFAHMPELGWRYGYAGALLLMAAAAVTLHRLFRRSGWL; encoded by the coding sequence GTGGACCGGTCGGCGGTACGGAGCGGGTGGCCCCGGCGCCTGCTCCCCACCCTGCTCGCCCGCCTGCGGGGGCGGCTGGACGGCGAGCCGGCGCCCACCCCGCGCCCGTCCAATCCAGACGCGGTGGTGGACTGCGCGGTCTACGTGGCCGGCCGGCGGGAGCCGGGCCGGCCGCACTACGCCGACGCGTACGCGCGGGCCCGCCGCAACCGGCGGTCGTTCGTCTGGCTGGGGCTGCACGAGCCGGGCGCGGCGGTGATGGCGGCGGTCGGGCGCACCTTCGGGTTGGACGAGCTGAGCGTGGCGCAGGCCCTCGCCGACGGGCACCGGCCGACCGTGCAGCGGCACGGCGAGGTGACGCTGCTGGTGCTGCGGACGGCGAGCTACGTCGAGCACGCCGAGCTGACCGACACCTCCGAGGTGGTCGACACCGGCGACGTGCTGGTCTTCCTCGGGGACCGGTTCGCCATCACCGTGCGGCACGGCGCCGCGGGTGCCCTCGCCCAGGTGCGGGAGGACATCCAGCGCCGGTCGGGGTTGCTGGCCGAGGGGCCGTGGGCGGTCGGGTACGCGGTCTGCGCCCGGATGGTCGACCTCTACCTGGAGGTCGCCGGGCATCTGGAGCGGGATCTGGAGCGGGTCGAGGAGAGCGTCTTCGCCCGCGACCGTAGCGCCGACATCCAGCACATCTACCAGCTCAAACGCGAAGTGGTGGAGTTCAAGCGGGCGGTGCTGCCGTTGCCGGCGCCGCTGCGGGCGTTGCTGGAGCAGCGGGCCGGTGGGCCACCGCCGGCGCTGCACCGCTGGTTCGTCGACGTGGAGGGACGGCTGACCCGGGCGGTGGACCGGGTCGGCGCGTACGACGACCTGCTCAACTCGATCCTGCAGTCCCGGCTGGCGCAGCTCGCCGTCGAGCAGAACAACGACATGCGCAAGATCGCCGCGTGGGCGGCGATCGCGGCCACCCAGACCGCGGTGGCCGGGATCTACGGCATGAACTTCGCCCACATGCCGGAGCTCGGCTGGCGGTACGGCTACGCGGGGGCGCTGCTGCTGATGGCCGCGGCCGCGGTGACCCTGCACCGGCTGTTCCGCCGGTCCGGCTGGCTGTAG
- a CDS encoding class F sortase, producing MSSQHNPARRSPRTRTVAAVAAVILAAAVSAGLVAAGLGTTSARPPQPGASVAPTAERSGSPGPALPRSEPTRVTIPRIGVDADIVPVADENGVLEVPPLDQPEIAGWYRRGPTPGEAGNAVLVGHVDTQDGPAVFFELGRLRPGDTVQVTRADGRIATFTVDGVGAYPKERFPTERVYGGGAEARLRLITCGGRFDPRTGSYPDNIVVFATATR from the coding sequence CTGTCGTCGCAGCACAACCCCGCGCGCCGGTCGCCGCGCACCCGCACGGTCGCGGCCGTCGCCGCGGTCATCCTGGCTGCCGCGGTCTCGGCCGGCCTGGTCGCCGCCGGTCTCGGCACCACCTCGGCGCGACCGCCACAGCCGGGGGCGTCGGTCGCGCCGACGGCCGAACGCTCCGGCTCGCCCGGGCCGGCGCTCCCCCGTTCCGAACCGACGCGGGTCACCATCCCCCGCATCGGCGTCGACGCCGACATCGTCCCGGTCGCCGACGAGAACGGCGTGCTGGAGGTGCCGCCGCTGGACCAGCCGGAGATCGCCGGCTGGTACCGGCGTGGCCCCACCCCGGGCGAGGCGGGCAACGCGGTGCTGGTGGGGCACGTCGACACGCAGGACGGCCCGGCCGTCTTCTTCGAGCTGGGCCGGCTCCGCCCGGGCGACACCGTCCAGGTCACCCGCGCCGACGGCCGGATCGCCACGTTCACCGTGGACGGCGTCGGGGCGTACCCGAAGGAGCGGTTCCCCACCGAGCGGGTGTACGGCGGCGGCGCGGAGGCCCGGCTCCGCCTGATCACCTGCGGCGGCCGGTTCGACCCGCGGACCGGAAGCTACCCGGACAACATCGTCGTCTTCGCCACCGCCACCCGCTGA
- the aceB gene encoding malate synthase A, with amino-acid sequence MTNPAGVEVTGAAHPRFDEILTPDALAFLAALHRGFDPRRRELLARRHRRDAALVDGAMLDFLPETREVREAEWRVAEPAPGLVDRRVEITGPTDAKMTINALNSGAKVWLADLEDANTPLWENVVSGQLNLRDAIDRKLDFTSPEGKQYALHDGELATIVVRPRGWHLSEKHILVDGERTSGSLVDFGLYFFHCARRQLDRGAGPYFYLPKMESHLEARLWNDVFVFAQDRLGIPRGTIRATVLIETFPAAFEMDEILYELREHSAGLNAGRWDYMFSVIKKFRTRGADFLLPDRNAVTMTVPFMRAYTELLVRTCHRRGAHAIGGMAAFIPSRRDPEVNETALAKVRDDKTREAGDGFDGSWVAHPDLVPVCREVFDGVLGDRPNQLDRTRDEVRVSAAELLDVRSTPGGRTEAGLRNAVSVGVQYLAAWLRGSGAVAIFNLMEDAATAEISRSQVWQWLHNDVTLDDTGERVTRELVERIAAEEIGRLPGDPGDYADARALFMEVAVADDFADFLTVPAYERMP; translated from the coding sequence ATGACCAACCCTGCCGGCGTCGAGGTCACCGGTGCCGCCCACCCCCGGTTCGACGAGATCCTCACCCCCGACGCGCTGGCCTTCCTCGCCGCGCTGCACCGCGGCTTCGACCCGCGCCGCCGGGAGCTGCTGGCGCGACGCCACCGCCGGGACGCCGCGCTGGTCGACGGGGCCATGTTGGACTTCCTGCCCGAGACCCGGGAGGTCCGCGAGGCCGAGTGGCGGGTCGCCGAACCGGCCCCGGGCCTGGTCGACCGCCGGGTGGAGATCACCGGCCCGACCGACGCGAAGATGACCATCAACGCGCTCAACTCCGGCGCCAAGGTGTGGCTGGCCGACCTGGAGGACGCCAACACCCCGCTCTGGGAGAACGTCGTCTCCGGCCAGCTCAACCTGCGCGACGCCATCGACCGCAAGCTCGACTTCACCTCCCCGGAGGGCAAGCAGTACGCGCTGCACGACGGCGAGCTGGCCACCATCGTGGTGCGGCCCCGCGGCTGGCACCTCAGCGAGAAGCACATCCTGGTCGACGGCGAGCGCACCTCCGGCAGCCTCGTCGACTTCGGCCTCTACTTCTTCCACTGCGCCCGCCGACAGCTCGACCGGGGCGCCGGACCCTACTTCTACCTGCCGAAAATGGAGAGCCATCTGGAGGCTCGCCTGTGGAACGACGTGTTCGTGTTCGCCCAGGACCGGCTCGGCATCCCACGCGGCACCATCCGAGCCACCGTGCTGATCGAGACCTTCCCGGCCGCGTTCGAGATGGACGAGATCCTCTACGAGCTGCGCGAGCACTCCGCCGGGCTGAACGCCGGCCGGTGGGACTACATGTTCAGCGTGATCAAGAAGTTCCGCACCCGGGGCGCCGACTTCCTGCTGCCCGACCGGAACGCGGTCACCATGACCGTGCCGTTCATGCGCGCGTACACCGAGCTGCTGGTGCGGACCTGCCACCGGCGCGGGGCGCACGCCATCGGCGGCATGGCCGCGTTCATCCCCAGTCGCCGCGACCCCGAGGTCAACGAGACCGCCCTGGCCAAGGTCCGGGACGACAAGACCCGCGAGGCCGGCGACGGCTTCGACGGCTCCTGGGTGGCCCACCCCGACCTGGTGCCGGTCTGCCGGGAGGTCTTCGACGGGGTCCTCGGCGACCGGCCGAACCAGCTCGACCGCACCCGCGACGAGGTCCGGGTCAGCGCCGCCGAGCTGCTCGACGTGCGGTCCACCCCCGGCGGGCGGACCGAGGCCGGGCTGCGCAACGCGGTCAGCGTCGGCGTGCAGTACCTGGCCGCCTGGCTGCGCGGCTCCGGCGCGGTGGCCATCTTCAACCTGATGGAGGACGCCGCGACCGCGGAGATCTCCCGCAGCCAGGTGTGGCAGTGGCTGCACAACGACGTCACCCTCGACGACACCGGCGAGCGGGTCACCCGCGAGCTGGTCGAACGGATCGCCGCCGAGGAGATCGGTCGGCTCCCCGGCGACCCCGGCGACTACGCCGACGCCCGGGCGCTGTTCATGGAGGTCGCGGTCGCCGACGACTTCGCCGACTTCCTCACCGTCCCGGCGTACGAACGGATGCCCTGA